Proteins from one Rosa chinensis cultivar Old Blush chromosome 7, RchiOBHm-V2, whole genome shotgun sequence genomic window:
- the LOC112177091 gene encoding uncharacterized protein LOC112177091 isoform X1 codes for MCRSTEYPGFQARREALKIQAFFIRFSGLDSHKPLPESLTLSYLPRINGTALEIDGSKIRPDAPAFVTLHRSVNAKVRKGEAIFGSREAVRAGDGVQFEAYLREEKVLKGIFRKDVGQEWKLECKCVLESESVGKEVTAAEVCVAVEGHVAMSERVAMIVKRRGKCGFHPLEEIPEVDEEWDGGCCCTCGEMDGGDLEEDGDVEEELDMDVDVEGVRWAVDVGFWVMCLGVGYLVSKASSKSLRRRRLF; via the coding sequence ATGTGTAGGTCGACGGAGTACCCTGGCTTTCAGGCCAGGAGAGAAGCCCTAAAGATTCAAGCTTTCTTTATACGGTTTTCGGGTTTGGATTCTCATAAGCCGTTACCGGAATCGCTCACGCTTTCGTATCTTCCAAGAATCAACGGCACCGCGCTCGAGATCGACGGGTCAAAGATCCGACCCGACGCGCCGGCGTTCGTGACGCTTCACCGCTCGGTGAATGCGAAGGTGAGGAAGGGGGAGGCGATATTCGGGTCGCGGGAGGCGGTTCGGGCCGGCGACGGGGTCCAGTTCGAGGCGTATTTGAGGGAGGAGAAGGTGTTGAAGGGGATTTTCAGGAAAGACGTGGGGCAGGAGTGGAAATTGGAGTGCAAGTGCGTGCTGGAGAGCGAGAGTGTCGGGAAGGAGGTCACGGCGGCGGAGGTGTGCGTGGCCGTGGAGGGACACGTGGCGATGAGCGAGAGGGTGGCGATGATTGTGAAAAGGCGGGGAAAGTGTGGGTTTCATCCGCTGGAGGAGATCCCGGAGGTGGACGAGGAATGGGACGGCGGGTGTTGCTGCACTTGCGGGGAAATGGACGGTGGAGATTTGGAGGAGGATGGTGACGTGGAGGAGGAGTTGGACATGGATGTGGATGTGGAGGGAGTGAGATGGGCTGTGGATGTGGGCTTTTGGGTCATGTGTTTGGGTGTGGGCTACTTGGTTTCTAAGGCCTCATCCAAAAGCTTGAGACGCAGGagattattttga
- the LOC112177091 gene encoding uncharacterized protein LOC112177091 isoform X2, translated as MCRSTEYPGFQARREALKIQAFFIRFSGLDSHKPLPESLTLSYLPRINGTALEIDGSKIRPDAPAFVTLHRSVNAKVRKGEAIFGSREAVRAGDGVQFEAYLREEKVLKGIFRKDVGQEWKLECKCVLEVCVAVEGHVAMSERVAMIVKRRGKCGFHPLEEIPEVDEEWDGGCCCTCGEMDGGDLEEDGDVEEELDMDVDVEGVRWAVDVGFWVMCLGVGYLVSKASSKSLRRRRLF; from the exons ATGTGTAGGTCGACGGAGTACCCTGGCTTTCAGGCCAGGAGAGAAGCCCTAAAGATTCAAGCTTTCTTTATACGGTTTTCGGGTTTGGATTCTCATAAGCCGTTACCGGAATCGCTCACGCTTTCGTATCTTCCAAGAATCAACGGCACCGCGCTCGAGATCGACGGGTCAAAGATCCGACCCGACGCGCCGGCGTTCGTGACGCTTCACCGCTCGGTGAATGCGAAGGTGAGGAAGGGGGAGGCGATATTCGGGTCGCGGGAGGCGGTTCGGGCCGGCGACGGGGTCCAGTTCGAGGCGTATTTGAGGGAGGAGAAGGTGTTGAAGGGGATTTTCAGGAAAGACGTGGGGCAGGAGTGGAAATTGGAGTGCAAGTGCGTGCT GGAGGTGTGCGTGGCCGTGGAGGGACACGTGGCGATGAGCGAGAGGGTGGCGATGATTGTGAAAAGGCGGGGAAAGTGTGGGTTTCATCCGCTGGAGGAGATCCCGGAGGTGGACGAGGAATGGGACGGCGGGTGTTGCTGCACTTGCGGGGAAATGGACGGTGGAGATTTGGAGGAGGATGGTGACGTGGAGGAGGAGTTGGACATGGATGTGGATGTGGAGGGAGTGAGATGGGCTGTGGATGTGGGCTTTTGGGTCATGTGTTTGGGTGTGGGCTACTTGGTTTCTAAGGCCTCATCCAAAAGCTTGAGACGCAGGagattattttga
- the LOC112176707 gene encoding metal-nicotianamine transporter YSL1 — MNMDLEAREKKEIEREDVEEETIESDGSLGRIEAWTEQLTVRGVIASTVIGTVYSVIVMKLNLTTGITPNLNVSAALLAFVFIRTWTNLLSKAGYVSKPFTRQENTMIQTCAVACYSIAVSGGFGSYLLGLNRKTYELSGVNTEGNSASAVKEPALGWMTGFLFLVCFVGLFVLIPLRKVMIVDLKLTYPSGLATAVLINGFHTQGDKMAKKQVHGFMKYFSVSFVWGFFKWFYEASENCGFSQFPTFGLKAWKNTFYFDFSMTFVGAGMICSHLVNLSLLLGAVLSFGVMWPLIGQLKGNWFPESLEEHDMKSLYGYKVFLSVSLILGDGLYNFIKIMLSTIVNIHERLKNRNRTDEDGKLNPIEEKQNEIFIREKIPMWVGVAGYVFFSIVSIIAIPMMFPELKWYYVVVAYMLAPSLAFCNAYGAGLTDINMAYNYGKVALFLLAALTGKEHGVAAGLAGCGVVKSVCSVACNLMQDLKTAHLTFTSPRAMFVSQAIGTLIGCLTAPLSFLLFYKAFDVGNPNGEFKAPYALIYRNMAILGVEGFSALPRHCVQLCYGFFAFAVMVNLIRDFSPPKIGKWMPLPMVMGVPFLVGAYFAIDMFTGSVIVFAWHRLDSKIAGMMVPVVASGLICGEGLWTLPASVLALAKVKPPICMKFLGS, encoded by the exons ATGAACATGGACTTGGAAGCAAGGGAAAAGaaggagattgagagagaggacGTGGAAGAAGAGACCATTGAATCCGATGGTTCACTGGGGAGAATTGAGGCATGGACCGAGCAGCTGACAGTAAGGGGAGTCATTGCAAGCACAGTGATTGGAACGGTGTACAGTGTGATAGTCATGAAGCTAAACCTGACAACTGGGATTACTCCTAACCTCAATGTCTCTGCTGCTCTTCTCGCTTTCGTGTTCATCAGGACATGGACAAACCTGCTCTCGAAAGCTGGATATGTATCGAAACCCTTCACTAGGCAAGAGAACACTATGATACAAACATGTGCAGTTGCATGTTATAGTATTGCTGTTTCAG GTGGATTTGGATCTTATCTCTTGGGATTAAACAGGAAGACATATGAGTTATCAGGGGTAAATACTGAGGGAAACTCTGCAAGTGCTGTAAAGGAACCTGCGCTTGGTTGGATGACTGGCTTTCTTTTCCTAGTTTGCTTTGTTGGACTTTTTGTCTTAATTCCTCTTAGGAAG GTAATGATAGTGGACTTGAAATTGACTTATCCAAGTGGTTTGGCAACCGCTGTTCTTATCAATGGTTTCCATACTCAAGGAGATAAGATGGCCAA GAAGCAAGTCCACGGGTTCATGAAGTACTTTTCGGTCAGCTTCGTATGGGGATTTTTCAAGTGGTTTTATGAGGCCTCAGAAAACTGTGGATTCTCGCAATTCCCCACATTCGGATTGAAAGCTTGGAAAAACAC ATTCTACTTTGATTTTAGCATGACTTTTGTTGGAGCAGGCATGATATGCTCCCATCTAGTGAACCTGTCTTTGCTTCTTGGAGCTGTGCTCTCTTTTGGAGTAATGTGGCCACTAATTGGTCAGCTTAAAGGAAATTGGTTCCCTGAGAGTTTAGAGGAACATGATATGAAGAGTTTATATGGTTACAAG GTATTTCTATCTGTTTCTCTAATCCTTGGTGATGGTCTTTACAATTTCATCAAGATAATGTTGTCAACCATTGTTAATATTCATGAAAGATTGAAAAACAGGAACCGTACAG ATGAGGATGGCAAGTTGAATCCCATTGAAGAGAAGcaaaatgaaatatttataAGAGAAAAAATTCCAATGTGGGTTGGAGTTGCTGGATATGTTTTCTTCTCCATCGTTTCTATTATAGCGATCCCCATGATGTTCCCCGAACTCAAATGGTATTATGTAGTCGTAGCCTACATGCTTGCTCCATCCCTTGCCTTCTGCAATGCTTATGGGGCTGGTCTTACTGACATAAACATGGCCTACAATTATGGAAAAGTTGCTCTTTTTTTGCTAGCGGCATTAACAGGGAAAGAACACGGCGTGGCGGCAGGGCTAGCCGGATGTGGTGTCGTAAAATCGGTTTGTTCCGTGGCTTGTAATCTGATGCAAGATCTCAAGACAGCGCATCTAACTTTCACCTCTCCTAGAGCAATGTTTGTGAGCCAAGCCATTGGCACCCTAATAGGCTGTTTAACAGCTCCTCTCAGTTTCCTCTTGTTCTACAAGGCATTTGACGTGGGAAACCCAAATGGAGAATTCAAAGCTCCTTATGCCTTGATCTACAGAAACATGGCAATTCTAGGTGTTGAAGGCTTCTCGGCTCTGCCTCGGCATTGCGTGCAGCTCTGTTATGGATTCTTTGCTTTTGCAGTGATGGTCAACCTAATTAGAGATTTTTCACCGCCAAAGATTGGGAAGTGGATGCCGCTACCTATGGTCATGGGTGTGCCATTTCTAGTCGGGGCGTACTTTGCCATTGATATGTTCACGGGGAGTGTTATCGTATTTGCATGGCACAGGCTTGACAGCAAGATTGCTGGGATGATGGTTCCTGTTGTTGCTTCTGGTTTAATTTGTGGAGAAGGGCTGTGGACTCTTCCTGCTTCAGTTCTTGCTCTGGCCAAAGTAAAACCCCCCATCTGCATGAAATTTTTGGGTTCCTAG
- the LOC112176709 gene encoding protein HLB1 isoform X1 has product MSTPAEDPPSQNGLQPDPTTNPEAQPESQTVLVPDAEPAPAPEPESKPELQPRPEAVVIEAADPTVEDAKETTTPIQSSSEGTSRPELKKDDEGSRTFTMRELLNGLKNDQGNETANESSSPYSYSHSEETPHHQQQEHNNAAMELINSVTGTDDDGRSRQRVLTFAAKRYASAIERNPDDYDALYNWALVLQESADNVSPDSTSPSKDALLEEACKKYDEATHLCPTLHDAFYNWAIAISDRAKMRGRTKEAEELWKQATKNYEKAVLLNWNSPQALNNWGLALQELSAIVPAREKQSIVKSAISKFRAAIQLQFDFHRAIYNLGTVLYGLAEDTLRTGGSGNPKEVSPNELYSQSAIYIAAAHALKPNYNVYTSALRLVRSMLPLPYLKVGYLTAPPVGKPIAPHSDWKRSQFILNHEGLQQQISKGDQKHIPLSGSGRSGDTAIKVNIPDIVSVSACGDLTLPPGAGLCIDTIHGPVYLIADSWDFLDGWLDAIRLVYTIYARSKSDVLAGIITG; this is encoded by the exons ATGTCCACACCCGCCGAAGACCCTCCGTCCCAAAACGGACTCCAACCCGACCCGACTACAAATCCGGAAGCCCAACCCGAATCGCAAACAGTCCTCGTGCCCGATGCCGAACCAGCACCAGCGCCAGAGCCTGAATCTAAACCGGAACTACAACCCCGACCCGAAGCGGTGGTGATCGAAGCTGCAGATCCGACGGTGGAGGATGCCAAAGAAACCACGACGCCGATCCAATCCAGTTCCGAAGGGACTTCGCGGCCTGAGCTGAAGAAAGACGACGAAGGGAGCCGTACGTTCACAATGAGGGAGTTGCTTAATGGCTTGAAAAATGACCAAGGAAATGAGACTGCTAATGAATCTAGCTCGCCTTACAGTTACAGCCACAG TGAAGAAACCCCACATCATCAACAACAAGAGCACAACAATGCTGCAATGGAGTTGATCAATAGTGTCACAGGCACCGATGATGATGGTCGATCTCGCCAACGGGTCCTTACTTTTGCTGCCAAGAG GTATGCTAGTGCAATAGAGAGAAATCCAGATGATTATGATGCACTATACAATTGGGCGCTGGTTCTGCAG GAAAGTGCAGATAACGTTAGTCCTGATTCTACATCTCCTTCTAAAGATGCTTTGCTTGAGGAGGCTTGCAAAAAATATGACGAGGCTACCCATCTGTGCCCAACACTTCATGAT GCTTTCTATAATTGGGCTATTGCAATCTCTGATCGAGCAAAAATGCGTGGTCGTACAAAGGAAGCTGAAGAACTATGGAAGCAG GCcacaaaaaattatgaaaaagcTGTCCTGCTGAACTGGAACAGTCCCCAG GCACTTAACAACTGGGGACTTGCTCTGCAG GAACTCAGCGCAATTGTGCCTGCACGAGAAAAGCAATCGATCGTAAAAAGTGCAATCAGTAAG TTCCGGGCAGCTATTCAGTTGCAATTTGATTTCCATCGAGCAATTTACAACCTTGGAACTGTATTG TATGGATTGGCGGAGGATACACTAAGAACTGGGGGATCTGGAAATCCCAAAGAAGTTTCACCTAATGAGTTATACAGTCAATCAGCTATCTACATTGCAGCTGCTCATGCTCTGAAACCAAATTACAAT GTTTACACTAGTGCTCTGCGGCTGGTGAGATCCATG CTTCCTCTGCCATATCTTAAAGTTGGATATCTTACTGCACCACCAGTAGGGAAACCAATTGCACCTCACAGTGATTGGAAACGATCACAATTTATTTTGAACCATGAAGGGCTTCAACAG CAGATCAGCAAAGGTGACCAAAAGCACATACCCCTAAGTGGCTCTGGAAGATCAGGAGATACAGCTATAAAAGTTAATATTCCAGATATCGTTTCTGTTTCAGCATGTGGTGATCTGACTTTACCACCTGGTGCAGGACTTTGCATTGATACAATTCATGGACCCGTCTATCTG ATTGCTGATTCATGGGACTTCCTTGATGGATGGCTTGATGCAATCCGTCTAGTTTACACAATTTATGCACGGAGTAAGAGTGATGTTCTGGCAGGTATTATAACTGGgtga
- the LOC112176709 gene encoding protein HLB1 isoform X2: MSTPAEDPPSQNGLQPDPTTNPEAQPESQTVLVPDAEPAPAPEPESKPELQPRPEAVVIEAADPTVEDAKETTTPIQSSSEGTSRPELKKDDEGSRTFTMRELLNGLKNDQGNETANESSSPYSYSHSEETPHHQQQEHNNAAMELINSVTGTDDDGRSRQRVLTFAAKRYASAIERNPDDYDALYNWALVLQESADNVSPDSTSPSKDALLEEACKKYDEATHLCPTLHDAFYNWAIAISDRAKMRGRTKEAEELWKQATKNYEKAVLLNWNSPQALNNWGLALQELSAIVPAREKQSIVKSAISKFRAAIQLQFDFHRAIYNLGTVLYGLAEDTLRTGGSGNPKEVSPNELYSQSAIYIAAAHALKPNYNVYTSALRLVRSMLPLPYLKVGYLTAPPVGKPIAPHSDWKRSQFILNHEGLQQISKGDQKHIPLSGSGRSGDTAIKVNIPDIVSVSACGDLTLPPGAGLCIDTIHGPVYLIADSWDFLDGWLDAIRLVYTIYARSKSDVLAGIITG, encoded by the exons ATGTCCACACCCGCCGAAGACCCTCCGTCCCAAAACGGACTCCAACCCGACCCGACTACAAATCCGGAAGCCCAACCCGAATCGCAAACAGTCCTCGTGCCCGATGCCGAACCAGCACCAGCGCCAGAGCCTGAATCTAAACCGGAACTACAACCCCGACCCGAAGCGGTGGTGATCGAAGCTGCAGATCCGACGGTGGAGGATGCCAAAGAAACCACGACGCCGATCCAATCCAGTTCCGAAGGGACTTCGCGGCCTGAGCTGAAGAAAGACGACGAAGGGAGCCGTACGTTCACAATGAGGGAGTTGCTTAATGGCTTGAAAAATGACCAAGGAAATGAGACTGCTAATGAATCTAGCTCGCCTTACAGTTACAGCCACAG TGAAGAAACCCCACATCATCAACAACAAGAGCACAACAATGCTGCAATGGAGTTGATCAATAGTGTCACAGGCACCGATGATGATGGTCGATCTCGCCAACGGGTCCTTACTTTTGCTGCCAAGAG GTATGCTAGTGCAATAGAGAGAAATCCAGATGATTATGATGCACTATACAATTGGGCGCTGGTTCTGCAG GAAAGTGCAGATAACGTTAGTCCTGATTCTACATCTCCTTCTAAAGATGCTTTGCTTGAGGAGGCTTGCAAAAAATATGACGAGGCTACCCATCTGTGCCCAACACTTCATGAT GCTTTCTATAATTGGGCTATTGCAATCTCTGATCGAGCAAAAATGCGTGGTCGTACAAAGGAAGCTGAAGAACTATGGAAGCAG GCcacaaaaaattatgaaaaagcTGTCCTGCTGAACTGGAACAGTCCCCAG GCACTTAACAACTGGGGACTTGCTCTGCAG GAACTCAGCGCAATTGTGCCTGCACGAGAAAAGCAATCGATCGTAAAAAGTGCAATCAGTAAG TTCCGGGCAGCTATTCAGTTGCAATTTGATTTCCATCGAGCAATTTACAACCTTGGAACTGTATTG TATGGATTGGCGGAGGATACACTAAGAACTGGGGGATCTGGAAATCCCAAAGAAGTTTCACCTAATGAGTTATACAGTCAATCAGCTATCTACATTGCAGCTGCTCATGCTCTGAAACCAAATTACAAT GTTTACACTAGTGCTCTGCGGCTGGTGAGATCCATG CTTCCTCTGCCATATCTTAAAGTTGGATATCTTACTGCACCACCAGTAGGGAAACCAATTGCACCTCACAGTGATTGGAAACGATCACAATTTATTTTGAACCATGAAGGGCTTCAACAG ATCAGCAAAGGTGACCAAAAGCACATACCCCTAAGTGGCTCTGGAAGATCAGGAGATACAGCTATAAAAGTTAATATTCCAGATATCGTTTCTGTTTCAGCATGTGGTGATCTGACTTTACCACCTGGTGCAGGACTTTGCATTGATACAATTCATGGACCCGTCTATCTG ATTGCTGATTCATGGGACTTCCTTGATGGATGGCTTGATGCAATCCGTCTAGTTTACACAATTTATGCACGGAGTAAGAGTGATGTTCTGGCAGGTATTATAACTGGgtga
- the LOC112176567 gene encoding rab GTPase-activating protein 22 isoform X1 produces MPLGGDDRRQWIVFAEGSSTGGGRSASLIGGGVGGGTGTGFWAWTAPSNVGLAVAVTAMAGIALAATVVYSRGSLKSPWSRRRKKHALLPKQWKSFFTPEGKLTDGGVKFLKKVRSGGVDPSIRAEVWPFLLGVYDVNSSKEERESVKTQKRREYEDLRRQCRRLLTQSEKSFKLKETSGNSSNEGSGEFSQVVDSTGPGDVTSSRESFSTEAGSKLPEDTKYAASHQAVQMSESCEGDGEKSGVTCEDASAGDTESTDSDSSEDADITRPLLATEGTEENCVDDNAKENSSVSNTENRRKSYTAEDYATWQRIIRLDAVRANDEWIIYSPSQADVSEIKAHRLAENVGMKDYEHLEPCRIFHAARLVAILEAYALYDPEIGYCQGMSDLLTPIISVMEEDDEAFWCFVGFMKKARHNFRLDEAGIRRQLSIISKIIKGKDVTLYRHLEKLQAEDCFFVYRMVVVLFRRELSFEQTLCLWEVMWADQAAIRAGIAKSAWGRMRLRAPPTDDLLLYAIAACVLQRRKLIVEKYSSMEEIMRECNSMAGCLDVWKLLDDAHDLVVTLHDKI; encoded by the exons ATGCCCCTCGGCGGTGATGATCGTCGGCAATGGATCGTGTTCGCGGAGGGTAGCAGCACCGGCGGCGGGAGGAGTGCCTCGCTTATCGGCGGCGGCGTTGGTGGCGGAACCGGAACCGGCTTCTGGGCTTGGACTGCTCCCTCCAATGTCGGATTAGCCGTCGCCGTCACGGCCATGGCCGGAATCGCCTTGGCCGCCACTGTCGTCTACTCTAG GGGCAGTCTTAAATCACCCTGGTCGCGAAGGAGAAAAAAACACGCACTTCTACCTAAACAATGGAAAAGTTTCTTTACACCAGAAGGGAAACTTACTGATGGTGGTGTCAAGTTCTTAAAAAAAGTTCGCAGTGGA GGTGTTGATCCAAGTATACGAGCTGAAGTGTGGCCTTTCCTCCTTGGAGT CTATGACGTGAACAGTTCTAAGGAAGAAAGAGAATCTGTAAAAACTCAGAAAAG AAGAGAATATGAGGACTTGCGGAGACAATGCCGGAGACTTTTAACACAAAGCGAAAAGAGCTTTAAGTTAAAAGAAACTTCTGGAAACAGTAGCAATGAGGGCAGTGGGGAGTTTAGTCAAGTTGTAGATTCCACTGGCCCAGGGGATGTTACAAGTTCCAGGGAATCATTTTCAACTGAGGCAGGAAGCAAATTGCCTGAGGATACAAAATACGCTGCCAGCCATCAAGCTGTTCAGATGTCTGAATCATGCGAAGGAGATGGTGAGAAGAGTGGAGTCACCTGTGAAGATGCCTCTGCAGGTGACACAGAATCAACTGATTCTGATTCATCTGAAGATGCTGATATCACTCGACCTTTACTTGCTACTGAAGGAACTGAAGAGAATTGTGTTGATGACAATGCTAAGGAAAACTCCTCTGTCTCCAATACAGAAAACAGGCGCAAATCCTACACAGCAGAAGATTATGCCACATGGCAGAGAATCATCCGCCTTGATGCTGTGCGTGCGAATGATGAATGGATAATATATTCACCCTCTCAGGCTGATGTCTCAGAGATCAAGGCACATCGATTAGCTGAGAATGTCGGGATGAAGGATTATGAACACTTGGAGCCATGCAGGATTTTTCATGCTGCTCGCCTGGTTGCAATCCTGGAAGCCTATGCTCTGTATGATCCTGAAATTGGTTACTGCCAAGGGATGAGTGATCTACTTACTCCTATCATCTCAGTGATGGAAGAGGACGATGAAGCCTTCTGGTGCTTTGTGGGTTTTATGAAAAAGGCTCGGCATAACTTCCGGCTGGATGAGGCTGGGATTCGGAGGCAGCTTAGCATTATTTCGAAGATTATCAAGGGCAAAGATGTTACTCTCTATAGACACCTGGAGAAGCTTCAAGCAGAGGATTGCTTTTTTGTGTATAGAATGGTAGTGGTTCTCTTCAGGAGGGAGTTGAGCTTTGAGCAAACACTTTGCCTCTGGGAGGTAATGTGGGCAGATCAGGCTGCAATCAGGGCGGGAATTGCCAAGTCTGCTTGGGGGAGGATGAGGTTGAGAGCCCCGCCCACTGACGATCTCTTGCTGTATGCAATAGCGGCATGTGTGCTGCAGCGAAGGAAGCTGATAGTAGAGAAGTACAGCAGCATGGAAGAGATCATGAGGGAGTGCAATAGCATGGCTGGCTGTCTGGATGTTTGGAAGCTTTTAGACGATGCTCATGATTTGGTGGTAACCCTTCATGACAAGATTTAG
- the LOC112176567 gene encoding rab GTPase-activating protein 22 isoform X2 produces MLTEQKPLMRALRRSHTSSTSSPTSSNSSSPSSSSWIHLRSVLLVVASSSSSPVSTDRGSLKSPWSRRRKKHALLPKQWKSFFTPEGKLTDGGVKFLKKVRSGGVDPSIRAEVWPFLLGVYDVNSSKEERESVKTQKRREYEDLRRQCRRLLTQSEKSFKLKETSGNSSNEGSGEFSQVVDSTGPGDVTSSRESFSTEAGSKLPEDTKYAASHQAVQMSESCEGDGEKSGVTCEDASAGDTESTDSDSSEDADITRPLLATEGTEENCVDDNAKENSSVSNTENRRKSYTAEDYATWQRIIRLDAVRANDEWIIYSPSQADVSEIKAHRLAENVGMKDYEHLEPCRIFHAARLVAILEAYALYDPEIGYCQGMSDLLTPIISVMEEDDEAFWCFVGFMKKARHNFRLDEAGIRRQLSIISKIIKGKDVTLYRHLEKLQAEDCFFVYRMVVVLFRRELSFEQTLCLWEVMWADQAAIRAGIAKSAWGRMRLRAPPTDDLLLYAIAACVLQRRKLIVEKYSSMEEIMRECNSMAGCLDVWKLLDDAHDLVVTLHDKI; encoded by the exons ATGCTTACGGAACAGAAACCCTTAATGAGAGCCCTAAGAAGAAGTCACACTTCTTCTACTTCATCTCCGACGTCGTCAAATTCGTCCTCACCGTCATCGTCGTCGTGGATTCATTTGCGATCGGTTTTGTTAGTCGTTGCTTCTTCGTCTTCCTCACCAGTTTCCACTGATCG GGGCAGTCTTAAATCACCCTGGTCGCGAAGGAGAAAAAAACACGCACTTCTACCTAAACAATGGAAAAGTTTCTTTACACCAGAAGGGAAACTTACTGATGGTGGTGTCAAGTTCTTAAAAAAAGTTCGCAGTGGA GGTGTTGATCCAAGTATACGAGCTGAAGTGTGGCCTTTCCTCCTTGGAGT CTATGACGTGAACAGTTCTAAGGAAGAAAGAGAATCTGTAAAAACTCAGAAAAG AAGAGAATATGAGGACTTGCGGAGACAATGCCGGAGACTTTTAACACAAAGCGAAAAGAGCTTTAAGTTAAAAGAAACTTCTGGAAACAGTAGCAATGAGGGCAGTGGGGAGTTTAGTCAAGTTGTAGATTCCACTGGCCCAGGGGATGTTACAAGTTCCAGGGAATCATTTTCAACTGAGGCAGGAAGCAAATTGCCTGAGGATACAAAATACGCTGCCAGCCATCAAGCTGTTCAGATGTCTGAATCATGCGAAGGAGATGGTGAGAAGAGTGGAGTCACCTGTGAAGATGCCTCTGCAGGTGACACAGAATCAACTGATTCTGATTCATCTGAAGATGCTGATATCACTCGACCTTTACTTGCTACTGAAGGAACTGAAGAGAATTGTGTTGATGACAATGCTAAGGAAAACTCCTCTGTCTCCAATACAGAAAACAGGCGCAAATCCTACACAGCAGAAGATTATGCCACATGGCAGAGAATCATCCGCCTTGATGCTGTGCGTGCGAATGATGAATGGATAATATATTCACCCTCTCAGGCTGATGTCTCAGAGATCAAGGCACATCGATTAGCTGAGAATGTCGGGATGAAGGATTATGAACACTTGGAGCCATGCAGGATTTTTCATGCTGCTCGCCTGGTTGCAATCCTGGAAGCCTATGCTCTGTATGATCCTGAAATTGGTTACTGCCAAGGGATGAGTGATCTACTTACTCCTATCATCTCAGTGATGGAAGAGGACGATGAAGCCTTCTGGTGCTTTGTGGGTTTTATGAAAAAGGCTCGGCATAACTTCCGGCTGGATGAGGCTGGGATTCGGAGGCAGCTTAGCATTATTTCGAAGATTATCAAGGGCAAAGATGTTACTCTCTATAGACACCTGGAGAAGCTTCAAGCAGAGGATTGCTTTTTTGTGTATAGAATGGTAGTGGTTCTCTTCAGGAGGGAGTTGAGCTTTGAGCAAACACTTTGCCTCTGGGAGGTAATGTGGGCAGATCAGGCTGCAATCAGGGCGGGAATTGCCAAGTCTGCTTGGGGGAGGATGAGGTTGAGAGCCCCGCCCACTGACGATCTCTTGCTGTATGCAATAGCGGCATGTGTGCTGCAGCGAAGGAAGCTGATAGTAGAGAAGTACAGCAGCATGGAAGAGATCATGAGGGAGTGCAATAGCATGGCTGGCTGTCTGGATGTTTGGAAGCTTTTAGACGATGCTCATGATTTGGTGGTAACCCTTCATGACAAGATTTAG